The Ficedula albicollis isolate OC2 chromosome 24, FicAlb1.5, whole genome shotgun sequence genome contains a region encoding:
- the LOC101812532 gene encoding transmembrane protein 136-like, with translation MVPIVLEVTCSFVTWLCLYSCFCRWNRQRSYKWSCRLVTLLHGLLVTFLSGYVMFLDGPWPLTHAGSPNTPLQIHVLSLTLGYFIFDLGWCLYFQTEGDLMLLHHTLSICGMILVLGLGTSATEVNAVVFVSEITNPLLQTRWFLREMGSYHTSLGKVVDFLFVLLFLVLRIGAGACIVYGMVTSPEPNWLLKAGGLAMYVVSLGFMVEICRFVRRKMWKTPPSLDSQPFQE, from the exons ATGGTTCCCATCGTCCTGGAGGTGACCTGCAGCTTTGTCACCTGGCTGTGTCTCTACAGCTGCTTCTGCCGCTGGAACAGGCAGCGTTCCTACAAGTGGAGCTGCCGCCTGGTCACCCTCCTGCACGGGCTCCTTGTCACCTTCCTCTCGGGCTATGTCATGTTCCTGGATGGCCCCTGGCCCCTGACCCACGCAG GTTCCCCAAACACTCCTCTCCAGATCCACGTGCTTTCCCTGACCTTGGGCTACTTCATTTTTGACCTGGGCTGGTGCCTGTACTTCCAGACAGAGGGGGACCTGATGCTGCTGCACCACACCCTGAGCATCTGTGGCATGAtcctggtgctggggctgggcacatCGGCCACGGAGGTGAACGCTGTGGTGTTTGTCAGCGAAATCACCAACCCCCTGCTCCAGACCCGCTGgttcctgagggaaatgggctCCTACCACACTTCCCTGGGGAAAGTGGTGGATTTCCTCTTCGTGCTCCTCTTCCTGGTGCTGCGGATCGGGGCGGGAGCCTGCATCGTCTATGGGATGGTGACGTCCCCCGAACCCAACTGGCTCCTCAAGGCTGGGGGCCTGGCCATGTACGTGGTGTCCTTGGGGTTCATGGTTGAAATCTGCCGCTTTGTAAggaggaaaatgtggaaaaccCCCCCTTCCCTGGATTCACAGCCTTTCCAGGAGTAG